The DNA sequence CGGGTGAGTCGCGACCGGATTCTCGGCGGCTCTGGACCTTCTCACGGTGCCGACCCGCGCGTGGCTCTCGGCGGCCCCACGGCGCGGACCCGCGCGCGGCTGTGGACCGCCCCATGGTGCCGCCCCGCGCGGGCGCCGGCCCCCATCACGGCGCGGACTGATCTGCGGTGTGCGGTGGTAGGTTGTTCGTGTTGCCACAGTCCGTGATGGCAAATCCCCTCATTACCCATCACGGCTGTGGCGACCCCGCATTGGTGCGATCGCTTGTTTGCTCATCGCCGGAGGTAGCGGTGGTCGTGTTCACGGAGGGGCGATGAGTGGCAAATATGAGGCACATAACCGTAGACGACGAGTTCGGTTGGGACGACGAGGTCGATGTCATCTGCACCGACACAGCTCCCGGCGGTCTGGCCACCGCCATCGCCGCCGCGCGGGCCGGTGGCGCGGTGATGCTGGCCAGCGCAGACTTGCCCGCGTCCGAAACCGACTGGTTCGAAGCGCCACAGCTCGATGACCCGACCGCCACCTTCCTGCACGAGTTGACCGCCGACATCGAGCTCGAGTCGTTGCCCCGCCCGTCGGTCGATCTGCCGGTTCGACTCGCGAGTGCGCTCCCGACTGCAGACGAGGGCAGGAAACGCCGGATCGACACCTTCGACGGTGCTCATCTGCGCGACTGGGCGATGCAGTGCATCCCCGCGCGCACCGGATACCTCTACACCCGAGTCACCGGCTGGGATACCGCGGCGTGGCAATCCGACGACGGCGGTCGGCTGGCGGTCAGCGAGATCGGTGCGATGTCACCCGATGTCGATGATGTCGGTGGTTCAGTCCTGACCTGGCTCACAGCCGCAGCCGAGGACGCAGGCGTATCCGTCGACCGGTCCACCGTTCTTCAGCGGCTGATCTTCGACGACGGGGTCGT is a window from the Mycolicibacterium poriferae genome containing:
- a CDS encoding FAD-binding protein — its product is MRHITVDDEFGWDDEVDVICTDTAPGGLATAIAAARAGGAVMLASADLPASETDWFEAPQLDDPTATFLHELTADIELESLPRPSVDLPVRLASALPTADEGRKRRIDTFDGAHLRDWAMQCIPARTGYLYTRVTGWDTAAWQSDDGGRLAVSEIGAMSPDVDDVGGSVLTWLTAAAEDAGVSVDRSTVLQRLIFDDGVVVGAEFDTEGGALTVRARHGVLLCRAVGPLVTPPLPQGAEVRVALVGRLASRFGRVELLTADPAVAAAAGACVQLSGSARPCGA